The Triticum urartu cultivar G1812 unplaced genomic scaffold, Tu2.1 TuUngrouped_contig_6380, whole genome shotgun sequence region gagagagagagagagaaacagaACATGTACAACCTCTGTCCCAAATTAcatgtcttagatttgtctatacaaagacaaatctaagacaagtaatttggGACGCAGAGAGTACCATATAATGTGTATGTCTCCAACAAGAAAACCCCATGTGCATACCATGTTTGCAAGATGTAGAAGCAGGGGAGGAGAATTACCGAGTTCCAAGGAGCTATGTCGATTATTAGCCGTGTCGCAGCGGCACAAATCTGACGCACCCCAAGGAGACGCCACACAAGCGCTCCGAAAACATGCCCACCCGTATCAATATATAGCTCCAACACAGACAAGTTGGAAACTGGAAGGTTCTCTATCTCTTGTGAAAAATCCACCTCTTGTGCAAGGTCCAGGTAATCATACAATTGATCCCGCAAAACAAAAGAATGTGGCAGGCTATGATGCATATAAAACGAATAAAACCATGAAGGGGTATAAATTCAGTACATTGGGTAAGACAGATAAGAGACATACAATGACAGATATATCCAAAGAGAGGACATGAACAGAAGGGACGTCTGTAAAGCTGTCTGCTGGCCCTAAGTCCATGCTCGCGAGATGCCAAAAACCAAACAGAAGACTTGTCTCTGAAAAATAGCGCTTCCACACGACCTTCTCCACGATTGGCGCTGAGATGGACACTCTGAGGTCTGTGTGGCCGTCAATTCTCAATTCCAACTGCTTAAGGTTAGGTGTCACGATATCGATGCTACTGATCCGTACGAGGTGGCTACCGACATCAATTGTCTGCAGCGATACGGAGTGGACCTTGATGTCGGATGTAGGTGCGACCACTACCGGACTCGCGGGCTATGCCTACGGCCacgggccgtcggcataggcccctaggccgtcggcatagatctatgcctacgattgccgtcggcataggcccgTCGGCGTAGATATCGTCAGCGTAGTCTTGTCAGACCGTCGGCATAgtatagccgtcggcataggggcctatgccgacggcctcaGCCGTCGGCATAGTATAGTCGTCGGCAGTGTTTTTCGTCTGACGGCAACGGACAAAAGCGCTGACGAATCACGCAATGC contains the following coding sequences:
- the LOC125530527 gene encoding uncharacterized protein LOC125530527 — translated: MPTAEAVGIGPYADGYTMPTVHSVSLQTIDVGSHLVRISSIDIVTPNLKQLELRIDGHTDLRVSISAPIVEKVVWKRYFSETSLLFGFWHLASMDLGPADSFTDVPSVHVLSLDISVRDQLYDYLDLAQEVDFSQEIENLPVSNLSVLELYIDTGGHVFGALVWRLLGVRQICAAATRLIIDIAPWNSEKQTCPENCPCDEPKNWRCQSISLTRLEEAQIDGFTGEDHEHDFLELIFRSSPMLNRVDLKLVPNFQGCTKKIYSTFLAYPPVKGYVYFSSAELVPPPSD